ATTAGGAGCACAAAAACAGATTGAATGCAAGATCACCATCTGACCAGGGCCAGCCTCATCGTAGGTTACAGGACCCACCCTAAATGTCATgtcataatataattatttacatgattCAGGTACTTGAAATGTTTCTTAAGTGTTATGAGGCTATTCTTAAGAACATGGATGTTAATCTGACACCATCAGACACGACAAAACCAAATCAAGTTTTCGTGGATGTATGTGTGCAAAACGTTCAAGGTAAGGTTACCTATGGTACAATTTAATCTGTTTATGCTCAATCACATCATCCTAATGATATTGACCTCTAATGTAATATCATTGCTAGCAGTAAGTATTATTTTGCGTTGTTTAGATGGAGATATAAAGAGTGCCCTCGATGTTTGCACATGGCTTCAAGACAAACCGCTGATTCAGACAATTCTAACCGACATAATGATGTATTGCTTTcatataaaaaacaatcaaCTAAAGGTACCatcagtttttttaaattaaattgtgtgTTCTTACTAGTAGTATCATTCTGATGTTATggttaaattgttatttttattattttttgcttttttatgGTAGTTCACCTCATTGCCATGTCATTTTCTAAATGTTTTAATCGCACTCAAAGTAATCATCACATGTTGTTACTTTTCAGGAAGAGCAAAGTAAAGCAGATAGTACAACAACTTACTTGTCTCCACTGTTGCCACAATTGGTAGATGTAAATTGGGATAATTTCACATCTTTATTGAGCATGCCGTCTATTTTACTAATTAATCATCACTTACCTCACAATTTGAGGCATATTTGGAGATTAGTATATGCTGTTGATTTGCACGGAGCAAGCTTCTCTACACTTGTCAAAAAAATCAGCTTACAGGGACCAAGTATTCTACTAGTTAAAGACAAAGAGGGACATGTTTTTGGTGGATTTGCATCTGTAAATTGGAAAATTGGACCTAGTTTTATTGGtaattaaatctttatttttaaatgactaTGATTATTGATAACTTGATTTATTATGTATGTCCAACTAGTATTGTACGATTTTGGTTAGTAAAGATATTTTTTCTTCAATGAAATAGAATTGAGGTTTAACAAGAGCGTGAGTATAATTAAAATGAACCATTAAGTTTTcctttttctatttttaatagGTTCCAGTGAGTGTTTTTTATTCTCATTGTTGCCATCAATGGCAATATATGAAAGTACAAGTATCAATGAACATTACATGTATTTGAATATGGATCAAGAAACACTTCCTAATGGGCTAGTAAGTACAGTTGTGGCACAACAGTTTATCTCATTAAATTAGTCAAAGGTTCACCAGATTACAATAGAACCTTCTATTAAGAGGAAACCTTCAGACATTAACAAAGTGTTTCCGTACTAGAAAGGCTGTAGTGCTAAAACATAGAGCCATTGTTCATTTCACTGAAAATGTTCCCTAAAAAGGCTGTAGTGCTAAAACATAGAGCCATTGTTCATTTCACTGAAAGTGTTCCCTAAAAAGGCTGTAGTGCTAAAACATAGAGCCATTGTTCATTTCACTGAAAGTGTTCCCTAAAAAGGCTGTAGTGCTAAAACATAGAGCCATTGTTCATTTCACTGAAAGTGTTCCCTAAAAAGGCTGTAGTGCTAAAACATAGAGCCATTGTTCATTTCACTGAAAATGTTCCCTAAAAAGGCTGTAGTGCTAAAACCTAGAGCCATTGTTCATTTCACTGAAAATGTTCCCTAAAAAGGCTGTAGTGCTAAAACATAGAGCCATTGTTCATTTCACTGAAAGTGTCTCCTAAAAAGGCTGTAGTGCTAAAACATAGAGCCCTTGTTCATTTCACTGAAAGTGTTCCCCAAAGGGGGAtgtctactgtactgtacatttataaattgtagagtaaactgtattttttaatattttaattctaGGGTATGGGAGGTCAGTTTAGTTATTTTGGTTTGTGGTTGGACCAAGATTTTGGTATAGGTCACAGTAAGGCTCAGCCGAGATGTACTACATATAACAGTACTCAACTCTCTGCATCAGAACAGTATAATGTTGATATGCTAGAGGTATGGGCAGTTGGAGATATTCCTAAAGTTACAATAAAggtataatatttacattttataataaattatagttaaaataaatattatttatgaatatGAATGCGATTGTGCATAAATTAGATGCTTGAATATTACTTACAGGAAGAACAAACGTGCAGTATTTTAGACAAAGACCCAGAAGCAAGAGCTCTTTTGGATATCATaggaaaagaaagaaagagtGAAGGATTAAGAGAAGATCCTACTAGTGACATTCCAGAGATTCACAACCTGCCACCTATGTAAAGCACCAAATCATTACATCACAGGTAGGCATACAACCTCATTTATACGTCTGAGTGTacttaattattaaaacagaaTCTGGTAATACCATAATACTTTCACACTTTATATTCTGTGCGTGTACTTTACAATTTACACCACAAATGACATTAACAGTCCTAAtagttattaaatattgtaaagttACTGTTTGAAATTCAATATAACGATGTAgatataaactatttattatacaaGTAATTTCTCAATCTACAGAAAATGCTgggatatatttatattaacattaatGAATACACATGATATACTCTTTGACTAATTATTACACAGCAACATAAAAGTAATTTCTAGGTGGATAGTTTACCATTGGTTCTGAATTTATTTGTACTTGTATTGTACAAAACGAAACAACATTTACACcaagaaataaaatacaattttgatttatattgctacaaataatgaatatgtcCATCTTTTGCTTCTGATTATATTAACATAAATTTCCCTCTGACAATTCATCATCATTTCCACCAACTGCTCCTACTTCTTTTGTTTCCACTTTGTCATTATTGCTACCTGGAGCTGTTAGTCCTCTTGCTAACTTGGCAtactaaataaacaattaaaataattcaaatactgtaacaaACAACCTTGCCTCTTAATACTATAAATGCCTAAAATATTGCACTTACTTCATTGTctaaataagtaaaatatggcattttgcatatttttaaaactCCTTCGCCATCTTGATTGTCATAAGCTTCTAGCAATTGTTGTAACAAATATGACGATTCATGTTCTGCAAATCCTTCCAAGCTATAAATAAAGCTATACATTCAGATTAACTCTGCTATGATAttcattttctgttttttttttttcaggaaataTATCCATATTAACAAGAAAGCAATGGGGTTATGAAACCACTCATTACAGTATAAAAGCAAGGAATTTATATTCAGGGGGTCTAAAAGAAGGCaagatttaaatgttttttttactaattaatcgtatgtttttaaataaggcTAACAAATGTTTGTTTGCTATCAAACACCACCCTGTTATGGATTGGATTTTGTAGAGCACTCCAACACAATCCAGTAAAGTGAAAAACTTAATAATTAACCAGTGGGCCATAGCATCACAAAGTTGATACAGATGTCGTTCAACACCTGGCAGAAAATGACCCACATAGGCCTAGCATACCATTCAATAATTCCCAGCTGCAGTAGCTGGTTTGgatgaattaataaaaaaaagcttTGTTTTTCCAccccttatttaaaaaaatggtattGTCTTAGTCTTACTCAAATGATGCCTTCACGATTTTGTCTGCTGCAACATAGTCATTGGTGTAAAGAAAAACGAGCACAAGAACAGCAGTACTCTGTAAAGTCAAAAAAGAATGTACAGTGGTTAAAGGAAAGATCAGtctaaaattgtatataaattatatatagaaaAGAAACAATATCAATATGCTGTTGTTTAGGAGAAGGTAATTACTAAATGTATAGTAATTAAGTTAATTGACATTCTTACTCTAAATGATGATTGGTAGTTTTCTAGTTCTATGTACATGTCTctttccttttttaaaacatttgctGCATCACTCATAAACTTCATTTTCACCATTAATCTTGCAGCTTTTCCAAGTAGGTCCACAGCCTGTCTTAATTTTTCTTCATtctgtaaataaatacaatctCACTTTCAATAGCAACTGGTGGGCTAGTGTATGAGCATGTAGTTTTATAGGTCTCTGGTCTCTATTTAATTGAGCCTTAAATGTTACTACTTGCAATCatttttagaatgtttaataGATCATTTCAACATACCTCTGCAACCTCTGATGCTTTCATGTACAGTTCTATTGCCTCTGAGGGATTCGGAGTTTCCATAatcctataaaacatttaaaataaaatatattacaattcTTGCGAGTCATGTAATTGTATAGCTTAATATTGAACAGTAATAACCTGTGTCTTGCAGCCTAGCTAGATTGCACAAAAGATTAAAGGTCCACACAGGTGAGATTTCCAACTGAAAAAATGGTCGAGTAGTGAGTTGAACCTGTGCTGATTGTATAGCTATGGTTTGCAGCACCTTAACTGATCTGCTGCTCGAACCCTAGTAATGCTACTGTATCTAGATAATTACATACTACCCATAGACAACTTACTTTGCAGCTCTTTCTAACATAATAGCTGCTGTATCTACAGAACCATACTGCCTGTATAGCTGTGACGCCCGTTTAATCAATTTAACAGCCTCATCGTACTGCTTCTGATCCTACAAAGATTACACATACATTACATTAGATAAAAAGCATCAGATGTAAATTTTTAGTTCCTTATGTGATTGCTTGCTGAAAGTAAAGTATCACTGCATTAaaagtatattaataattatatccaACCTTCAAAATCATAGCCGCTTGCTCAAAATCTTTTGCTGCATGAAACAATCTTGTGATAAGAATTAAGGTCAATGAAACTGTAGTATTCTTTACCATTGATCTATTTAAACCAAATTGGATTATGTGTGAATCTATCTTTATTgcaataaattcaattttttaaatgttttgtgtTGCTTTTATTTGGTTACAAGAACTTGGTTAAGCAGTACTGTACTTCATTATGTTACAATTAATGAATGTGTTTACTAccacctaaccctaacccataaataaaaaaatatactggaTTCTTGTTATTCACTTGAATCAGTAATCATGAAAGGATACGCTTTGTTCTGTCCATGACAATCAGCTGCACGCAAGTAAGTTTGTTTGGCCTCTTCAAAATGTTTGGCAACTTTAAAACACAAGGCTGTGATATAAAAGAAGACAATATGATATTAAATCATTATCAAGTAATTTATCATCAAGAATAAAAATAGATGAATCTTTACTGTACCTGCTTTTTCAAAACTATGTGCTGCACTGTCAAGATCAGGCTTCCACTTGAAAAACGATGTCTTCatactgaaaataaattatgttcaATTTAACTATTATTAGGTAGCCTATTAGTATTGCATAAATTTCCCAAGCTTATTTGAATTTGACaaatcaaattgttttttttaatagcaaaGTTCATTCTTAGTATTGTTTCCTCATTGAGGTTCATAAAATGGGATGAAGTGGGGCGAAACGTCCCGCCGGATTTGTACCCCTGCGCCTAGTATGTACATTAAGTACCAATGCGGCctgcctagctagtagtagagCTAATAAGAATAACGATCGGACTAGCctaccctagctaggctaagaAAACTGGAATCTGGAAAGCTttaaagtcatttttttttttcaaaaacataaaagCTTACTGCTTTTCTGCCTCATCCAATAGCTGTTTTGCttcttgtaattttttatcaGAAGCCATAATGTTTTCtttgtagctaggcctagactctTTTTTTTAATGCGACCGACGTCTAGTCTCTAGCTTGCTGGGCTTGCACGACACGAGCACGTCCTCTAGAGGTGTGGTGTGTAGAGCCTAGCCTACGTCGTTTGTTTGTTTACCGTGCGTTTGACATGCATCAACATTGACGCATTAGTTACATGGTTGACgcgtttttttattttaccaaaAGATCCGATCGATCCGGGGACAACTCCCTGATCGATccatacaatattatataattataaattaaattatttaaattaataataatcgaATAAATTATAGACCTCCTTCAAATATTTTACCATCATCAGTGCTCCGCTCCCTGATCCAATAATTACCGGCGGCTCCCTCGCTCTCCCTCCCAAAGACCATCAGTGCTCCCCTGATCCAATTACCGGCGGCTCCCTCTCCCTAAACACCATCAGTGCACCCTGATCCAATTACCGGCGGATCCCTCTCTCCCCCTCCCCAAAGACCATCAGTGCTCCCCTGATCCAATTACCGGCGGCTCCCTCTCCCTAAACACCATCAGTGCACCCTGATCCAATTACCGGCGGCTCCCTCTCTCTCCCTCCCCAAAGACCATCAGTGCTCTCCTGATCCAATTACCGGCGGCTCCCTCTCCCTAAACACCATCAGTGCACCCTGATCCAATTACCGGCGGATCCCTCTCTCCCCCTCCCCAAAGACCATTAGTTCTCCCTGATCCAATTACCGGCGTCTCCCTCTCTCTTCCTCACCAAAGAACATCAGTGCTCCCTGATCCAATTACCGGCGGCTCCctctctccccccccccctcccccaaaGACCATCAGTGCTCCCTGATCCAATTACCGGCGGCTCCCTCTCTCCCCCTCCAAAGACCATTAGTGCTTCCTGATCCAATTACCGGCGTCTCCCTCTCTCTTCCTCACCAAAGACCATCAGTGCATGCTCCCTGATCCAATTACCGGCGGCTCCCTCTCTCTCCCTCCAAAGACCATACAATGCCTCCTGTCCAATTACCGGCGGCTCCCTCTCTCCCCCTCCAAAGACCATTAGTGCTCCCTGATCCAATTACCGGCGTCTCCCTCTCTCTTCCTCACCAAAGAACATCAGTGTTCCCTGATGATCTAATTACCGGCGGCTTCCTCTCTCTCCCTCACCAAAGACCATCAGTGCTCCCTGATCCAATTACCGGCGGCTCCCTCTCTGTCCCTCACCACCAAAGACCATCAGTGCTGCCTGATCCAATTACCGGCAGCTCCCTCTCTCTCCCTCCCCTCACCACCAAAGACCATCAGTGCTCCCTGATCCAATTACCGGCAGCTCCCTCTCTCTCCCTCACACCAAAGACCATGGAGCTAAattttaccatcatcatcagTGCTCGATCCAATTACCCGCGGCTCCGCGGCTCCCTCACCAAAAAGACCATGGAGGTAaatgttatacctccatgccAAAGACCATGCATTTCTTTCAAAATCCTTTCAATAATAGACcagtttaaataaatgtttataatgcATTTTTAGTGTAAACCAGCCATTGACATTTTGAAGAAGAAAATCGCAGACCTGGCAAGGCTAAActgcaattttttaaatacacacAATTAAATGAACCTGATTGTACATTTGCCCTAACCCTTTTCGGTGGGAGCAAGATATTACTGACATTTAAATTTCTCTAAAATAGTAGTAATTAGCGCGCGTCTGTACTGTCTTAATTTGAAGAGACCAATACTGACCACTCTGCAACCTCTCGCATGTCTGGTTGTAATAGATGGAGGTATAGATACACACAAAGAGACCAATATACTGACCACTCTGCAACCTCTCACATGTCACGTCTGGTTGTAATAGATGGAGGTATAGATACACACAAAGAGACCAATATACTGACCACTCTGCAACCTCTCGCATGTCTGGTTGTAATAGATGGAGGTATAGATACACACAAAGAGACCAATATACTGACCACTCTGCAACCTCTCACATGTCTGGTTGTAATAGATGGAG
This region of Antedon mediterranea chromosome 8, ecAntMedi1.1, whole genome shotgun sequence genomic DNA includes:
- the LOC140056121 gene encoding MTOR-associated protein MEAK7-like; translation: MKMGAAKSTSDSASRSLTKYNQSITLFSPEELAELKLIFHDICRDNANKNVFCEQHLKKYISGRVPDTIVSKLFMMMCDKEEYVSYENFMVSMADFIKGMVDQQASVLYTLAISEDKIFTLSSFRKVLEMFLKCYEAILKNMDVNLTPSDTTKPNQVFVDVCVQNVQDGDIKSALDVCTWLQDKPLIQTILTDIMMYCFHIKNNQLKEEQSKADSTTTYLSPLLPQLVDVNWDNFTSLLSMPSILLINHHLPHNLRHIWRLVYAVDLHGASFSTLVKKISLQGPSILLVKDKEGHVFGGFASVNWKIGPSFIGSSECFLFSLLPSMAIYESTSINEHYMYLNMDQETLPNGLGMGGQFSYFGLWLDQDFGIGHSKAQPRCTTYNSTQLSASEQYNVDMLEVWAVGDIPKVTIKEEQTCSILDKDPEARALLDIIGKERKSEGLREDPTSDIPEIHNLPPM
- the LOC140056122 gene encoding gamma-soluble NSF attachment protein-like, whose product is MASDKKLQEAKQLLDEAEKHMKTSFFKWKPDLDSAAHSFEKAALCFKVAKHFEEAKQTYLRAADCHGQNKALFHAAKDFEQAAMILKDQKQYDEAVKLIKRASQLYRQYGSVDTAAIMLERAAKIMETPNPSEAIELYMKASEVAENEEKLRQAVDLLGKAARLMVKMKFMSDAANVLKKERDMYIELENYQSSFRSTAVLVLVFLYTNDYVAADKIVKASFDLEGFAEHESSYLLQQLLEAYDNQDGEGVLKICKMPYFTYLDNEYAKLARGLTAPGSNNDKVETKEVGAVGGNDDELSEGNLC